In the Drosophila biarmipes strain raj3 chromosome X, RU_DBia_V1.1, whole genome shotgun sequence genome, one interval contains:
- the LOC108023504 gene encoding transcriptional regulator ovo isoform X3, whose translation MPKIFLIKNRLHQQQQRLLESQNLLQHKSQDDERLVPPLSPTPSGSGSGPSPTPTAQPPPEPQGQGQQQVLGQVPDADQQPLSLTRKRFHHRRHYFGQSRHSLDQLNQGLNQNASTHQARYPAELEVERATGQVQNENFAAELLQRLTPHSSSSTTTTTAAAAEDNIVNPAAPGKGDHLVNTSKATTSVLATKDCTIENSPISIPKNQQEEEAGEGGEQAKERGEEEAALGAAEGESKEEKQVEAREAQEEEEEDDDEVDVGVEAPRPRFYNTGVVLTQAQRKEYPQEPKDLSLTLSHALAQSSPASPQPPHHPHSDSDSDSDSDGGCKLIVDEKPPLPVIKPLSLRLRSTPPPADQRPSPPPPRDPAPAVRCSVIQRAPQASRPGFLLPPLDQLGPEQQEPIDYHVPKRRSPSYDSDEELNARRLERARQVREARRRSTILAARVLLAQSQRLNPRLVRSLPGILAAAAGHGRNSSSSSGAAGQGFQSSGFGSQNSGSGSSSGNQNSGSGAGSPGSGAGGGGGMGGGRDGRGNYGPNSPPTGALPPFYESLKSGQQSTASNNTGQSPGSNHSHFNGNPANFLQNAAAAAYIMSAGSGGAGGGGGGSGSGGGAAGPGGASANSGGGGGGGNGYINCGGVGGPNNNLDGNNLLNFAGVSNYNDSNSKFHNHHHHHHHNNNNNNNNGGQSSMMGHPFYGGNPSAYGIILKDEPDIEYDEAKIDIGTFAQNIIQATMGSSGQFNASAYEDAIMSDLASSGQCPNGAVDPLQFTATLMLSSQTDHLLEQLSDAVDLSSFLQRSCVDDEESTSPRQDFELVSTPSLTPDSVTPVEQHNANTSELDALHENLLTQLTHNMARNGSNQQQHPHHQQHSVQQQQQQQHSVPQQQHNVQQQHNVQQQQHGVQQQPPPSYQHATRGLMMQQQPQHGGYQQQAAMMSQQQQQLLSQQQQSHHQQQQQHAAAYQQHNMYAQQQQHHQQQQQHHFHHQQQQQQQSHHSHHHGHGHDNSNMSLPSPTAAAAAAAAAAAAAAAAAAAHLQRPMSSSSSSGGTNSSNSSGGGSSNSPLLDANAAAAAAAALLDTKPLIQSPKQGKQITLMKTTRYTEFVEMVALDVLLKPEQCIEVKPEVTEITAEELALEAEAPVVATGTPAPPPPPAAASSSGRKLRGRAKAVAYGSTMITLISTLKSSPEVPATKTVHRTTLRSLASAAAATAAGLLAPSPTVSVLNESKVLQRRLGLPPDLQLEFVNGGHGIKNPLAVENAHGGHHRIRNIDCIDDLSKHGHHSQQQQQQQQGSPQQQQGMQQSVQQQQQQQSLQQQQQQQQLHQHHSNSSASSNASSHGSAEALCMGSSSGGANEDSSSGNNKFVCRVCMKTFSLQRLLNRHMKCHSDIKRYLCTFCGKGFNDTFDLKRHTRTHTGVRPYKCNLCEKSFTQRCSLESHCQKVHSVQHQYAYKERRAKMYVCEECGHTTCEPEVHYLHLKNNHPFSPALLKFYDKRHFKFTNSQFANNLLGQLPMPVHN comes from the exons ATGCCGAAGATTTTCCTGATCAAAAACCGcctgcatcagcagcagcagcgtttGCTGGAGTCGCAGAACTTGCTGCAGCACAAGAGCCAGGACGACGAGCGCCTGGTGCCGCCCCTCAGTCCGACGCCCAGTGGGAGTGGCAGCGGCCCCtcgcccacgcccaccgcccagcCGCCGCCGGAGCCGCAAGGTCAGGGCCAGCAACAGGTGCTCGGCCAGGTGCCGGACGCGGACCAGCAGCCGCTGAGCCTCACGCGCAAGAGGTTCCACCACCGTCGCCACTACTTCGGACAGTCGCGCCACAGCCTCGACCAGCTGAATCAAGGCCTAAACCAGAACGCCAGCACCCATCAAGCACGGTATCCTGCGGAATTGGAAGTCGAACGCGCCACGGGCCAAGTTCAAAATG AAAACTTTGCAGCCGAACTACTGCAGCGCCTGACAccacacagcagcagcagcaccaccaccaccacagcTGCAGCCGCAGAAGATAATATTGTTAACCCTGCAGCGCCTGGTAAGGGCGACCATTTGGTTAATACTAGCAAAGCCACCACCTCCGTTTTAGCCACAAAAGACTGCACAATTGAAAATTCCCCAATTAGCATACCAAAAAatcagcaggaggaggaggcaggAGAGGGAGGGGAGCAGGCGAAGGAGAGAGGGGAAGAGGAAGCGGCGCTAGGCGCAGCAGAAGGAGAGAGCAAAGAGGAGAAGCAAGTGGAGGCAAGAGAggcgcaggaggaggaggaggaggacgacgacgaggtGGATGTGGGCGTAGAGGCGCCACGCCCCCGCTTCTATAACACCGGCGTGGTCCTGACCCAGGCCCAGCGCAAGGAGTATCCCCAGGAGCCAAAGGACTTGTCCCTAACCCTCAGCCACGCCCTCGCCCAATCCTCGCCAGCTTCCCCACAGCCGCCGCATCATCCGCACAGCGACTCggactccgactccgactcgGATGGCGGCTGCAAGCTAATCGTTGACGAGAAGCCCCCATTGCCGGTGATCAAGCCTCTGTCCCTGCGCCTGCGCAGCACACCGCCGCCAGCGGATCAGCGGCCGAGTCCGCCGCCTCCGCGTGACCCGGCGCCCGCCGTTCGCTGCTCGGTGATCCAGAGGGCACCGCAGGCCAGCCGGCCCGGATTCCTCCTGCCGCCCCTCGATCAACTGGGCccggagcagcaggagccCATCGATTACCACGTGCCGAAGCGGCGCAGTCCCTCGTACGATTCCGATGAGGAGCTGAACGCCCGGAGGCTGGAGAGAGCGCGTCAGGTGCGCGAGGCACGACGCAGGAGCACCATTTTGGCCGCCCGCGTCCTCTTGGCCCAGTCCCAAAGGCTAAATCCCCGATTGGTGCGCTCGCTGCCGGGCATTTTGGCCGCTGCCGCGGGACACGGACGCAATAGTAGCAGCTCCAGCGGAGCCGCCGGCCAGGGCTTCCAATCTTCCGGTTTTGGCAGCCAGAACAGCGGTAGCGGCTCGTCCAGTGGCAATCAGAACTCGGGCAGCGGTGCTGGTTCACCCGGATCTGGTGCCGGAGGCGGCGGTGGCATGGGCGGCGGTCGCGACGGCCGAGGGAATTACGGACCCAACTCACCGCCAACGGGAGCATTGCCCCCATTCTACGAGAGCCTCAAGAGCGGCCAACAGAGCACGGCCAGCAACAATACGGGCCAGAGTCCCGGCTCGAATCACTCGCACTTCAACGGGAATCCAGCGAATTTCCTGCAAAACGCCGCAGCGGCAGCGTACATAATGTCAGCTGGGTCTGGAGGAgcaggcggcggaggaggtggcTCCGGGAGCGGAGGTGGAGCAGCCGGACCGGGTGGCGCTTCGGCAAacagtggtggtggtggcggcggcggcaatgGTTACATCAATTGCGGCGGTGTTGGTGGTCCAAACAATAATCTCGACGGTAATAATCTCTTGAACTTCGCCGGTGTTTCTAACTATAACGACTCCAATTCCAAATTCCATAAtcaccatcaccatcatcatcataacaacaacaataacaacaacaacggtgGTCAATCATCGATGATGGGTCATCCCTTTTACGGCGGCAATCCCTCAGCCTACGGGATAATACTGAAGGATGAGCCGGATATCGAGTACGACGAGGCGAAGATCGATATCGGCACCTTTGCGCAGAACATAATCCAGGCAACGATGGGCAGTTCCGGTCAGTTCAATGCCAGCGCCTACGAGGACGCTATCATGTCGGATTTGGCCAGTTCGGGTCAGTGTCCGAACGGGGCCGTCGATCCCCTCCAGTTTACGGCCACGCTGATGCTGAGTTCGCAGACGGATCATCTGCTGGAGCAGCTGTCCGATGCCGTCGACCTGAGCTCGTTCCTGCAGCGCAGCTGCGTGGACGACGAGGAGTCCACCAGTCCGCGGCAGGACTTCGAGCTGGTGTCCACGCCCTCGCTGACGCCGGACTCGGTGACGCCCGTGGAGCAGCACAATGCCAATACATCCGAGCTGGATGCCCTGCACGAGAATCTGTTGACGCAGTTGACCCACAACATGGCCCGGAACGGCAGcaatcagcagcagcatccacatcatcagcagcacagcgtgcaacagcagcagcagcagcagcacagtgtgccacagcagcagcacaatgtgcaacagcagcataatgtgcagcagcagcaacatggtGTGCAGCAGCAACCACCGCCCTCGTATCAGCATGCCACGCGCGGCCTGatgatgcagcagcagccgcagcacgGCGGCTATCAGCAGCAGGCTGCCATGatgtcgcagcagcagcagcaactgctcagccagcagcaacagtcgcaccatcagcagcagcagcaacacgcTGCTGCCTACCAGCAGCACAACATGtatgcccagcagcagcaacaccaccagcaacagcagcagcatcacttccaccaccagcaacagcagcagcaacagtcaCACCACTCGCATCACCATGGCCATGGCCATGACAACAGCAACATGTCGCTGCCCTCGCCAacggctgctgcagctgcggctgctgcggcggctgctgctgcggctgctgccgccgccgctcaTCTGCAGCGACCgatgagcagcagcagcagctccggcggcaccaacagcagcaacagcagcggcggtggcagcagcaacagtccGCTCCTGGACGCAAATGCCgccgcggcagcagcagctgccctGCTCGACACCAAGCCACTCATCCAAAGC CCAAAGCAGGGCAAACAAATCACCCTGATGAAGACCACCAGGTACACGGAGTTTGTAGAGATGGTGGCACTGGATGTGCTGCTCAAGCCAGAGCAGTGCATTGAAGTCAAGCCAGAAGTGACCGAGATAACCGCCGAGGAGTTGGCCTTGGAGGCCGAGGCACCGGTGGTGGCCACGGGAACTCCGgctccaccaccaccgccagcAGCAGCCTCGTCGTCGGGCAGAAAGCTGCGCGGACGGGCCAAGGCGGTGGCCTATGGCTCGACCATGATCACGCTGATATCCACGCTGAAATCCTCGCCAGAAGTGCCGGCCACCAAGACGGTGCACCGCACCACCTTGCGATCGTTGgcgtcggcggcggcggccacggCAGCGGGACTGTTGGCGCCGTCGCCCACCGTTTCCGTTTTGAATGAGAGCAAAGTCTTGCAGCGGCGC TTGGGCTTGCCGCCGGATCTCCAGCTGGAGTTTGTGAACGGCGGACATGGCATTAAGAATCCGCTGGCCGTGGAGAATGCCCATGGTGGCCATCACCGAATACGCAACATCGATTGCATTGATGATCTCAGCAAGCATGGCCACcactcgcagcagcagcaacagcagcagcagggctcaccgcagcaacagcagggcATGCAGCAGtcggtgcagcagcagcagcagcagcaatccctccagcagcaacagcagcagcagcaactgcatcagcaccacagcaacagcagtgcCAGCAGCAATGCCAGCAGTCACGGCTCGGCCGAAGCCCTGTGCATGGGCTCATCCTCCGGCGGGGCCAACGAGGACTCGTCCTCGGGCAACAACAAGTTCGTGTGCCGCGTCTGCATGAAGACCTTCTCGCTGCAGCGACTGCTCAATCGGCACATGAAGTGCCACTCGGACATCAAGCGCTATCTGTGCACCTTCTGCGGCAAGGGCTTCAACGACACCTTCGACCTCAAGCGGCACACGCGCACCCACACGGGCGTGCGGCCGTACAAGTGCAACCTGTGCGAGAAGAGCTTCACGCAGCGCTGCTCCCTGGAGTCGCACTGCCAGAAGGTGCACAGCGTGCAGCACCAGTACGCCTACAAGGAGCGCAGGGCCAAG ATGTACGTGTGCGAGGAGTGCGGCCACACCACCTGCGAGCCGGAGGTTCACTATCTGCACCTGAAGAACAACCATCCGTTCTCGCCGGCGCTGCTCAAGTTCTACGACAAGCGGCACTTCAAGTTCACCAACTCGCAGTTTGCCAACAATCTGCTCGGCCAGCTGCCCATGCCAGTCCATAACTAG
- the LOC108023504 gene encoding transcriptional regulator ovo isoform X2 — MPKIFLIKNRLHQQQQRLLESQNLLQHKSQDDERLVPPLSPTPSGSGSGPSPTPTAQPPPEPQGQGQQQVLGQVPDADQQPLSLTRKRFHHRRHYFGQSRHSLDQLNQGLNQNASTHQARYPAELEVERATGQVQNENFAAELLQRLTPHSSSSTTTTTAAAAEDNIVNPAAPGKGDHLVNTSKATTSVLATKDCTIENSPISIPKNQQEEEAGEGGEQAKERGEEEAALGAAEGESKEEKQVEAREAQEEEEEDDDEVDVGVEAPRPRFYNTGVVLTQAQRKEYPQEPKDLSLTLSHALAQSSPASPQPPHHPHSDSDSDSDSDGGCKLIVDEKPPLPVIKPLSLRLRSTPPPADQRPSPPPPRDPAPAVRCSVIQRAPQASRPGFLLPPLDQLGPEQQEPIDYHVPKRRSPSYDSDEELNARRLERARQVREARRRSTILAARVLLAQSQRLNPRLVRSLPGILAAAAGHGRNSSSSSGAAGQGFQSSGFGSQNSGSGSSSGNQNSGSGAGSPGSGAGGGGGMGGGRDGRGNYGPNSPPTGALPPFYESLKSGQQSTASNNTGQSPGSNHSHFNGNPANFLQNAAAAAYIMSAGSGGAGGGGGGSGSGGGAAGPGGASANSGGGGGGGNGYINCGGVGGPNNNLDGNNLLNFAGVSNYNDSNSKFHNHHHHHHHNNNNNNNNGGQSSMMGHPFYGGNPSAYGIILKDEPDIEYDEAKIDIGTFAQNIIQATMGSSGQFNASAYEDAIMSDLASSGQCPNGAVDPLQFTATLMLSSQTDHLLEQLSDAVDLSSFLQRSCVDDEESTSPRQDFELVSTPSLTPDSVTPVEQHNANTSELDALHENLLTQLTHNMARNGSNQQQHPHHQQHSVQQQQQQQHSVPQQQHNVQQQHNVQQQQHGVQQQPPPSYQHATRGLMMQQQPQHGGYQQQAAMMSQQQQQLLSQQQQSHHQQQQQHAAAYQQHNMYAQQQQHHQQQQQHHFHHQQQQQQQSHHSHHHGHGHDNSNMSLPSPTAAAAAAAAAAAAAAAAAAAHLQRPMSSSSSSGGTNSSNSSGGGSSNSPLLDANAAAAAAAALLDTKPLIQSQPKQGKQITLMKTTRYTEFVEMVALDVLLKPEQCIEVKPEVTEITAEELALEAEAPVVATGTPAPPPPPAAASSSGRKLRGRAKAVAYGSTMITLISTLKSSPEVPATKTVHRTTLRSLASAAAATAAGLLAPSPTVSVLNESKVLQRRLGLPPDLQLEFVNGGHGIKNPLAVENAHGGHHRIRNIDCIDDLSKHGHHSQQQQQQQQGSPQQQQGMQQSVQQQQQQQSLQQQQQQQQLHQHHSNSSASSNASSHGSAEALCMGSSSGGANEDSSSGNNKFVCRVCMKTFSLQRLLNRHMKCHSDIKRYLCTFCGKGFNDTFDLKRHTRTHTGVRPYKCNLCEKSFTQRCSLESHCQKVHSVQHQYAYKERRAKMYVCEECGHTTCEPEVHYLHLKNNHPFSPALLKFYDKRHFKFTNSQFANNLLGQLPMPVHN; from the exons ATGCCGAAGATTTTCCTGATCAAAAACCGcctgcatcagcagcagcagcgtttGCTGGAGTCGCAGAACTTGCTGCAGCACAAGAGCCAGGACGACGAGCGCCTGGTGCCGCCCCTCAGTCCGACGCCCAGTGGGAGTGGCAGCGGCCCCtcgcccacgcccaccgcccagcCGCCGCCGGAGCCGCAAGGTCAGGGCCAGCAACAGGTGCTCGGCCAGGTGCCGGACGCGGACCAGCAGCCGCTGAGCCTCACGCGCAAGAGGTTCCACCACCGTCGCCACTACTTCGGACAGTCGCGCCACAGCCTCGACCAGCTGAATCAAGGCCTAAACCAGAACGCCAGCACCCATCAAGCACGGTATCCTGCGGAATTGGAAGTCGAACGCGCCACGGGCCAAGTTCAAAATG AAAACTTTGCAGCCGAACTACTGCAGCGCCTGACAccacacagcagcagcagcaccaccaccaccacagcTGCAGCCGCAGAAGATAATATTGTTAACCCTGCAGCGCCTGGTAAGGGCGACCATTTGGTTAATACTAGCAAAGCCACCACCTCCGTTTTAGCCACAAAAGACTGCACAATTGAAAATTCCCCAATTAGCATACCAAAAAatcagcaggaggaggaggcaggAGAGGGAGGGGAGCAGGCGAAGGAGAGAGGGGAAGAGGAAGCGGCGCTAGGCGCAGCAGAAGGAGAGAGCAAAGAGGAGAAGCAAGTGGAGGCAAGAGAggcgcaggaggaggaggaggaggacgacgacgaggtGGATGTGGGCGTAGAGGCGCCACGCCCCCGCTTCTATAACACCGGCGTGGTCCTGACCCAGGCCCAGCGCAAGGAGTATCCCCAGGAGCCAAAGGACTTGTCCCTAACCCTCAGCCACGCCCTCGCCCAATCCTCGCCAGCTTCCCCACAGCCGCCGCATCATCCGCACAGCGACTCggactccgactccgactcgGATGGCGGCTGCAAGCTAATCGTTGACGAGAAGCCCCCATTGCCGGTGATCAAGCCTCTGTCCCTGCGCCTGCGCAGCACACCGCCGCCAGCGGATCAGCGGCCGAGTCCGCCGCCTCCGCGTGACCCGGCGCCCGCCGTTCGCTGCTCGGTGATCCAGAGGGCACCGCAGGCCAGCCGGCCCGGATTCCTCCTGCCGCCCCTCGATCAACTGGGCccggagcagcaggagccCATCGATTACCACGTGCCGAAGCGGCGCAGTCCCTCGTACGATTCCGATGAGGAGCTGAACGCCCGGAGGCTGGAGAGAGCGCGTCAGGTGCGCGAGGCACGACGCAGGAGCACCATTTTGGCCGCCCGCGTCCTCTTGGCCCAGTCCCAAAGGCTAAATCCCCGATTGGTGCGCTCGCTGCCGGGCATTTTGGCCGCTGCCGCGGGACACGGACGCAATAGTAGCAGCTCCAGCGGAGCCGCCGGCCAGGGCTTCCAATCTTCCGGTTTTGGCAGCCAGAACAGCGGTAGCGGCTCGTCCAGTGGCAATCAGAACTCGGGCAGCGGTGCTGGTTCACCCGGATCTGGTGCCGGAGGCGGCGGTGGCATGGGCGGCGGTCGCGACGGCCGAGGGAATTACGGACCCAACTCACCGCCAACGGGAGCATTGCCCCCATTCTACGAGAGCCTCAAGAGCGGCCAACAGAGCACGGCCAGCAACAATACGGGCCAGAGTCCCGGCTCGAATCACTCGCACTTCAACGGGAATCCAGCGAATTTCCTGCAAAACGCCGCAGCGGCAGCGTACATAATGTCAGCTGGGTCTGGAGGAgcaggcggcggaggaggtggcTCCGGGAGCGGAGGTGGAGCAGCCGGACCGGGTGGCGCTTCGGCAAacagtggtggtggtggcggcggcggcaatgGTTACATCAATTGCGGCGGTGTTGGTGGTCCAAACAATAATCTCGACGGTAATAATCTCTTGAACTTCGCCGGTGTTTCTAACTATAACGACTCCAATTCCAAATTCCATAAtcaccatcaccatcatcatcataacaacaacaataacaacaacaacggtgGTCAATCATCGATGATGGGTCATCCCTTTTACGGCGGCAATCCCTCAGCCTACGGGATAATACTGAAGGATGAGCCGGATATCGAGTACGACGAGGCGAAGATCGATATCGGCACCTTTGCGCAGAACATAATCCAGGCAACGATGGGCAGTTCCGGTCAGTTCAATGCCAGCGCCTACGAGGACGCTATCATGTCGGATTTGGCCAGTTCGGGTCAGTGTCCGAACGGGGCCGTCGATCCCCTCCAGTTTACGGCCACGCTGATGCTGAGTTCGCAGACGGATCATCTGCTGGAGCAGCTGTCCGATGCCGTCGACCTGAGCTCGTTCCTGCAGCGCAGCTGCGTGGACGACGAGGAGTCCACCAGTCCGCGGCAGGACTTCGAGCTGGTGTCCACGCCCTCGCTGACGCCGGACTCGGTGACGCCCGTGGAGCAGCACAATGCCAATACATCCGAGCTGGATGCCCTGCACGAGAATCTGTTGACGCAGTTGACCCACAACATGGCCCGGAACGGCAGcaatcagcagcagcatccacatcatcagcagcacagcgtgcaacagcagcagcagcagcagcacagtgtgccacagcagcagcacaatgtgcaacagcagcataatgtgcagcagcagcaacatggtGTGCAGCAGCAACCACCGCCCTCGTATCAGCATGCCACGCGCGGCCTGatgatgcagcagcagccgcagcacgGCGGCTATCAGCAGCAGGCTGCCATGatgtcgcagcagcagcagcaactgctcagccagcagcaacagtcgcaccatcagcagcagcagcaacacgcTGCTGCCTACCAGCAGCACAACATGtatgcccagcagcagcaacaccaccagcaacagcagcagcatcacttccaccaccagcaacagcagcagcaacagtcaCACCACTCGCATCACCATGGCCATGGCCATGACAACAGCAACATGTCGCTGCCCTCGCCAacggctgctgcagctgcggctgctgcggcggctgctgctgcggctgctgccgccgccgctcaTCTGCAGCGACCgatgagcagcagcagcagctccggcggcaccaacagcagcaacagcagcggcggtggcagcagcaacagtccGCTCCTGGACGCAAATGCCgccgcggcagcagcagctgccctGCTCGACACCAAGCCACTCATCCAAAGC CAGCCAAAGCAGGGCAAACAAATCACCCTGATGAAGACCACCAGGTACACGGAGTTTGTAGAGATGGTGGCACTGGATGTGCTGCTCAAGCCAGAGCAGTGCATTGAAGTCAAGCCAGAAGTGACCGAGATAACCGCCGAGGAGTTGGCCTTGGAGGCCGAGGCACCGGTGGTGGCCACGGGAACTCCGgctccaccaccaccgccagcAGCAGCCTCGTCGTCGGGCAGAAAGCTGCGCGGACGGGCCAAGGCGGTGGCCTATGGCTCGACCATGATCACGCTGATATCCACGCTGAAATCCTCGCCAGAAGTGCCGGCCACCAAGACGGTGCACCGCACCACCTTGCGATCGTTGgcgtcggcggcggcggccacggCAGCGGGACTGTTGGCGCCGTCGCCCACCGTTTCCGTTTTGAATGAGAGCAAAGTCTTGCAGCGGCGC TTGGGCTTGCCGCCGGATCTCCAGCTGGAGTTTGTGAACGGCGGACATGGCATTAAGAATCCGCTGGCCGTGGAGAATGCCCATGGTGGCCATCACCGAATACGCAACATCGATTGCATTGATGATCTCAGCAAGCATGGCCACcactcgcagcagcagcaacagcagcagcagggctcaccgcagcaacagcagggcATGCAGCAGtcggtgcagcagcagcagcagcagcaatccctccagcagcaacagcagcagcagcaactgcatcagcaccacagcaacagcagtgcCAGCAGCAATGCCAGCAGTCACGGCTCGGCCGAAGCCCTGTGCATGGGCTCATCCTCCGGCGGGGCCAACGAGGACTCGTCCTCGGGCAACAACAAGTTCGTGTGCCGCGTCTGCATGAAGACCTTCTCGCTGCAGCGACTGCTCAATCGGCACATGAAGTGCCACTCGGACATCAAGCGCTATCTGTGCACCTTCTGCGGCAAGGGCTTCAACGACACCTTCGACCTCAAGCGGCACACGCGCACCCACACGGGCGTGCGGCCGTACAAGTGCAACCTGTGCGAGAAGAGCTTCACGCAGCGCTGCTCCCTGGAGTCGCACTGCCAGAAGGTGCACAGCGTGCAGCACCAGTACGCCTACAAGGAGCGCAGGGCCAAG ATGTACGTGTGCGAGGAGTGCGGCCACACCACCTGCGAGCCGGAGGTTCACTATCTGCACCTGAAGAACAACCATCCGTTCTCGCCGGCGCTGCTCAAGTTCTACGACAAGCGGCACTTCAAGTTCACCAACTCGCAGTTTGCCAACAATCTGCTCGGCCAGCTGCCCATGCCAGTCCATAACTAG